From one Cyanobacterium stanieri PCC 7202 genomic stretch:
- a CDS encoding ferredoxin (2Fe-2S) (PFAM: 2Fe-2S iron-sulfur cluster binding domain~TIGRFAM: ferredoxin [2Fe-2S]~COGs: COG0633 Ferredoxin~InterPro IPR001041:IPR010241~KEGG: tel:tlr1236 ferredoxin~PFAM: ferredoxin~SPTR: Ferredoxin;~TIGRFAM: ferredoxin [2Fe-2S]) yields MSNTYKVHLVNSDLGIDAVIDVMADEYILDAAERQGFNLPYSCRAGVCVSCTGKLSKGSVDHDYDFLKQNEIDAGFFLTCKAYATSDCTVETHQEDALLDL; encoded by the coding sequence ATGTCCAATACTTATAAAGTTCATTTAGTCAACTCAGATTTAGGAATTGATGCTGTCATTGACGTGATGGCAGATGAGTATATTTTAGATGCGGCAGAAAGACAGGGTTTTAATTTACCCTATTCTTGTCGGGCGGGGGTTTGTGTCAGTTGCACAGGGAAGTTAAGCAAGGGTAGTGTAGATCATGATTATGATTTCTTAAAACAAAATGAAATTGATGCGGGTTTTTTCCTAACTTGCAAAGCCTATGCCACTTCTGATTGTACTGTCGAAACTCA